From Camarhynchus parvulus chromosome 10, STF_HiC, whole genome shotgun sequence, one genomic window encodes:
- the KBTBD13 gene encoding kelch repeat and BTB domain-containing protein 13, translating into MTPEEEGSQAGAPERVRIRVEEQSFSVEKSLLVESSEYFRALFRSGMRESTQEEIGLGELSAAGFLAMLRVLAGERPILGSEETFQAVECAAFLQVKPLAKYLIHSINSDNCILLYQAAAIFGLLDLFHCAALYIRDSYAELEEYLDCLSDDLLAYVEALLPSTFVAVGAHTPTFEFLEDLSRTICYLDEETNTWRTLSCLPLSASTFLAGMATMDNKIYIVGGVYGANKQVVESSFCYDADANAWSEFPSPHQLRYDVRLVGHEGYLYAIGGEYEKISLKSVERYDLASSTWTFVSDLPQPSTAAPCAQALGQIFVCLWQPLDTTVIYEYETQQDAWLPITELKRHQSYGHCMVAHRDNLYVMRNGPYDDFLRCVIDCFNLTSRQWSALPGQFMNSKGALFTAIVRGDTIYTVNKMLTLLYTVEEETWKQKKERAGFPRSGSLQTFLLRLPRRDHDIAT; encoded by the coding sequence ATGACCCCAGAGGAGGAAGGTTCCCAGGCAGGAGCCCCGGAGCGGGTGCGTATCCGGGTGGAGGAGCAGTCGTTCTCGGTGGAGAAGTCCTTGCTGGTGGAGAGCAGTGAGTACTTCCGTGCCCTCTTCCGCTCGGGCATGAGGGAGAGCACGCAGGAGGAGattgggctgggggagctgagtGCAGCTGGGTTCCTCGCCATGCTGCGGGTGCTGGCGGGAGAGAGGCCCATCCTTGGCAGCGAGGAGACCTTCCAGGCAGTGGAAtgtgctgccttcctgcaggTGAAGCCCTTGGCCAAGTACTTGATCCACTCCATCAACTCTGACAACTGCATCCTGCTGTATCAAGCCGCTGCCATATTTGGCCTCCTGGATCTCTTCCACTGTGCCGCACTCTACATCAGGGACAGCTACGCTGAGCTGGAGGAGTACCTGGACTGCCTCTCCGATGACTTGCTGGCCTATGTGGAAGCCCTCCTACCCAGCACCTTTGTGGCAGTGGGAGCCCACACACCCACCTTCGAGTTCTTGGAGGACCTCTCCAGGACCATCTGCTACCTGGACGAGGAGACCAACACATGGAGGACCCTCTCCTGCCTTCCGCTGAGCGCCAGCACATTCCTAGCCGGCATGGCAACCATGGATAACAAGATCTACATCGTGGGCGGTGTCTACGGGGCCAACAAGCAGGTGGTGGAGAGCAGCTTCTGCTACGATGCTGATGCCAACGCCTGGAGCGAGTTCCCCAGCCCTCACCAGCTGCGCTACGATGTCAGGCTAGTGGGCCACGAGGGCTACCTCTATGCCATCGGAGGTGAGTATGAGAAGATCTCGCTCAAATCTGTGGAGAGGTACGACCTGGCCTCCAGCACCTGGACCTTCGTCTCTGACCTGCCGCAACCGAGCACGGCAGCGCCCTGTGCCCAAGCCCTGGGGCAGATCTTCGTTTGCTTGTGGCAGCCACTGGACACCACTGTCATCTACGAGTACGAGACCCAGCAAGACGCGTGGCTTCCCATCACCGAGCTCAAGCGGCACCAGAGCTACGGGCACTGCATGGTGGCCCATCGTGACAACCTCTACGTCATGCGCAACGGCCCCTACGACGACTTCTTGCGCTGTGTCATCGACTGCTTCAACCTGACGTCCCGGCAGTGGAGCGCCCTGCCCGGGCAGTTCATGAACAGCAAGGGAGCTCTCTTCACTGCCATTGTCAGGGGTGACACCATCTACACTGTCAACAAGATGCTGACGCTCCTCTACACTGTGGAAGAGGAGACCTGGAAGCAGAAGAAGGAGCGGGCAGGTTTCCCACGCAGCGGCTCCCTGCAGACCTTCCTCCTGCGGCTGCCAAGACGTGACCATGACATTGCGACGTAG
- the RASL12 gene encoding ras-like protein family member 12: MSSMFGKPRVSSERPPQSPLPECNVAILGCRGAGKSALTVKFLTKRFISEYDPNLEDTYSSEELVDQQPVLLKVMDTADQDGPGNCERYLCWASAFLVVYSIDSRKSFEGCQRYLEVLALHARGCQRRCPVLLLGNKLDMEQYRQVLSAEGMSLASRFGCLFHEVSACQDFARVQHVFHEAVREVRRQAEWNLPVRPLFISEERPCSPMAPPVALPTHHSLATCTFNTLSPVNYKEIPSVAQAKLVTVKSSRAQSKRKAPTLTLLKGFKIF; encoded by the exons ATGTCCTCGATGTTCGGCAAACCCCGAGTCAGCAGCGAGCGGCCGCCCCAGAGTCCCCTCCCCGAGTGCAACGTGGCCATCCTGGggtgcagaggggctggcaAGTCAG ctctgaccGTGAAGTTTCTAACCAAGAGGTTCATCAGTGAATATGATCCCAACTTGG AGGACACCTACTCCTCGGAGGAGCTGGTGgaccagcagcctgtgctcttGAAGGTGATGGACACTGCTGACCAG GATGGCCCCGGGAACTGCGAGCGCTACCTGTGCTGGGCCAGTGCCTTCCTGGTTGTCTACAGCATCGACAGCAGGAAGAGCTTCGAGGGCTGCCAGCGCTACCTCGAGGTGCTCGCCCTGCACGCACGGGGCTGCCAGCGCCGCTGCCCcgtgctcctgctgggaaacaAGCTGGACATGGAGCAGTACAG GCAGGTGCTCTCAGCAGAAGGGATGTCCCTCGCCAGCAGGTTCGGGTGCCTCTTCCATGAGGTGTCGGCATGCCAGGACTTCGCTCGGGTGCAGCACGTGTTCCACGAGGCCGTGCGGGAGGTGCGGCGCCAGGCGGAGTGGAACCTTCCCGTGCGGCCGCTCTTCATCTCCGAGGAGCGGCCCTGCTCGCCCATGGCCCCGCCAGTGGCCCTGCCCACCCACCACAGCTTGGCCACCTGCACCTTCAACACCCTCTCCCCCGTCAACTACAAGGAGATACCCTCGGTGGCCCAGGCCAAGCTGGTCACCGTCAAGTCCTCGCGGGCTCAGAGCAAAAGGAAGGCTCCCACGCTCACCTTGCTGAAAGGCTTCAAGATATTTTAG
- the UBAP1L gene encoding LOW QUALITY PROTEIN: ubiquitin-associated protein 1-like (The sequence of the model RefSeq protein was modified relative to this genomic sequence to represent the inferred CDS: deleted 1 base in 1 codon) has product MNYLDEVPFRTAMSLSGDSEGEIPLVTAPDIELPDCTDILMSTMHDFSLERKVLYWVEVASQQQTSRHRVTSEVVPTAPPCWLLLVDPADSCGGPGRDGAVRRSISLSAADSSYGHARGWAVLSDTESDTWHSEEGEYSDDEYSSTSWEENDKDESHLSRRRSSARSVSSRPGFYQTRPKTSPGLLEPSPENNVHSPASPDPSKQRRSMVIFNNMKNELEAARRKLAALVHPLNRAATGNRGIVVPRLLPQCPSTNGSIKYRPDPDVSQQGTAVPTPPATATPIPPIKQHKPTVPSLSPYTCLPPASTPGRPLSCHRSQPDSSADLLSALSQEERDLIEPVIALGYPTQKAILTLQKTGRQSLSQFLSYLGACDRLLKQGYEEGQVEEAMEMFQYSEKKAAEFLHLLAQFNDMGFQQNEIKEVLLLCGNQRERALEELVMKTH; this is encoded by the exons ATGAACTACCTGGATGAAGTTCCCTTCCGGACAGCCATGAGCCTCAGTGGGGACTCAGAGGGAGAAATCCCTTTAGTCACTGCCCCGGACATTGAGCTCCCTGACTGCACCGACATCCTCATGAGCACCATG CACGACTTCTCTCTGGAAAGGAAGGTGCTGTACTGGGTGGAGGTGGCCTCTCAGCAGCAGACCTCCCGCCATCGAGTCACCTCCGAAGTCGTCCCCACGGCTCCCccgtgctggctgctgctggtggacCCTGCCGACAGCTGCGGGGGGCCGGGTCGGGACGGGGCAGTGCGGCGCTCCATCAGCCTGAGCGCTGCCGACAGCTCCTACGGGCACGCCAGGGGCTGGGCGGTCCTGTCTGACACCGAGAGTGACACCTGGCACTCAGAGGAGGGGGAGTACTCGGATGATGAGTACTCCTCCACCTCTTGGGAAGAGAATGACAAGGACGAATCACACCTCTCCAGGAGGAGAAGCTCTGCAAGAAGTGTGTCTTCACGCCCCGGCTTTTACCAGACCCGACCAAAGACGTCACCCGGCTTGCTGGAGCCCTCGCCAGAGAACAATGtccacagcccagccagcccagacCCCAGCAAGCAGAGAAGATCCATGGTGATATTTAACAACATGAAGAACGAGCTGGAAGCCGCCAGGAGGAAGTTGGCTGCTTTGGTGCATCCTTTGAacagagctgccacagggaACAGG GGTATCGTGGTGCCACggctgctgccccagtgccccagcaccAACGGCAGCATCAAGTACAGGCCAGATCCAGACGTGTCCCAGCAGGGGACTGCTGTGCCAACtcctccagccacagccacgCCAATCCCTCCCATCAAGCAGCACAAGCCCACAGTACCG tccCTCAGCCCCTACACTTGCCTCCCCCCTGCCTCCACGCCTGGACGACCTCTCAGCTGCCACAGATCCCAGCCAGATTCCTCGGCTGACCTGCTCTCTGCACTGAGCCAAGAGGAGAGAGATCTCATCGAGCCCGTCATAGCCCTGGGCTACCCCACCCAGAAAGCCATCCTCACCCTCCAGAAGACAGGAAGGCAAAGTTTAAGTCAG TTCCTGAGCTACCTGGGTGCCTGTGATCGGCTGCTGAAGCAGGGCTATGAGGAAGGGCAGGTGGAGGAAGCCATGGAAATGTTCCAGTACTCAGAGAAAAAG GCAGCTGAATTCTTGCATCTGTTGGCTCAGTTTAATGATATGGGCTTCcagcaaaatgaaatcaaagaagttcttttgctttgtgggaATCAGAGGGAGAGGGCGCTGGAAGAGCTTGTAATGAAAACCCACTGA